In one window of Vigna radiata var. radiata cultivar VC1973A unplaced genomic scaffold, Vradiata_ver6 scaffold_247, whole genome shotgun sequence DNA:
- the LOC106778216 gene encoding proline-rich receptor-like protein kinase PERK9: MGTFGYVAPEYASSGKLTEKSDAYSFGIVLSELITRRKPVDVSQPLGDESLVEWARPLLSHAIDTEEFSSLANQSLEKSYIESELYCMVEVAAACVRHSASKRPRMGQVVRAFDSLGGSDLTNGMQLGESEVFDSAQQYEEIRLFHSSTIVSSTAWCWILSQCHTREMEKLAHV; this comes from the exons ATGGGAACTTTTGG GTATGTTGCCCCTGAATATGCTTCAAGTGGTAAATTGACTGAGAAGTCTGATGCATATTCTTTTGGAATTGTGCTTTCGGAGCTAATTACCAGGCGGAAGCCAGTAGATGTATCCCAacctttgggagatgaaagcCTAGTTGAATGG GCTCGGCCTTTACTAAGTCATGCAATTGATACTGAGGAGTTCAGTAGTTTGGCAAATCAAAGCCTAGAAAAGAGTTACATTGAGAGTGAATTGTACTGCATGGTTGAGGTTGCTGCAGCTTGTGTGCGGCATTCAGCTTCAAAGAGACCTCGCATGGGACAG GTTGTTAGAGCTTTTGATAGCTTAGGAGGTTCTGATCTAACTAATGGAATGCAACTTGGGGAAAGTGAGGTGTTTGACTCTGCACAACAATATGAAGAAATAAGATTATTTCACAGCTCTACAATCGTTTCTTCAACAGCATG GTGCTGGATTTTATCTCAATGCCACACaagagaaatggaaaaattgGCGCATGTATGA